A part of Aegilops tauschii subsp. strangulata cultivar AL8/78 chromosome 2, Aet v6.0, whole genome shotgun sequence genomic DNA contains:
- the LOC123497003 gene encoding uncharacterized protein — protein sequence MPPFSVQSSSIEESTALASCIHGFKDRWDPGGRAPRVSLQASDKVGLGQEVRYQAGKAYSQKTRPQSDDEELVDIYGQLWSVPSPRRARVSAAGGRLVWIRKDLFLAKNFAASDCHPAKEADKRQQVPKKFSFSKDPWKKESGRATYAEVVMGVTGNRGGGRRGGGGGAGRGNTSHATSDQSRSSTQGQMQQMPQQLSGFHHQAPLAYKHIKVTLSLFSNFMGREECKGCSHGRVYNSPISTSGRNNSFLQCQLCSNSSNSMVLHLLSSNLGHNSRVLGKGSQAPFNRISKTCSRRRPRASIPRRNSRGNQAVLTKLTVVKTERKRLLSTMIQN from the coding sequence ATGCCGCCTTTCTCCGTTCAGAGCAGCTCCATCGAAGAATCAACTGCGCTGGCGAGCTGCATCCATGGATTCAAGGACCGTTGGGATCCGGGGGGAAGGGCCCCGCGGGTCAGCCTGCAGGCCTCGGATAAAGTTGGATTGGGCCAGGAAGTACGCTATCAGGCAGGGAAAGCGTATTCACAGAAGACGCGTCCGCAGAGTGATGATGAGGAGTTGGTGGATATATACGGGCAGCTCTGGTCCGTTCCCTCACCAAGGAGAGCTAGGGTTTCTGCCGCCGGCGGCAGGCTAGTTTGGATCCGCAAGGATCTGTTCCTAGCCAAAAATTTCGCAGCTAGCGATTGCCACCCAGCCAAAGAAGCAGATAAGCGTCAGCAAGTGCCGAAGAAATTTAGTTTCTCCAAAGATCCGTGGAAAAAGGAATCGGGCAGAGCGACCTACGCAGAGGTAGTGATGGGTGTGACAGGGAACAGAGGAGGCGGCcgccgtggtggtggtggaggggcTGGTCGGGGCAATACTTCTCACGCGACCAGTGATCAGAGTCGATCTTCAACGCAGGGGCAGATGCAGCAGATGCCGCAGCAGTTGAGCGGCTTCCACCACCAAGCCCCCCTGGCATACAAGCACATCAAGGTAACTTTGTCCCTATTCAGCAATTTCATGGGCAGGGAGGAATGCAAGGGATGCAGCCATGGCAGGGTGTACAATTCGCCCATTTCAACCAGTGGCCGCAACAATTCCTTCCTGCAGTGCCAGTTAtgcagcaacagcagcaacagTATGGTCCTCCACCTACTCAGTTCCAATCTGGGCCACAATTCCAGGGTTTTGGGGAAGGGCAGTCAAGCACCTTTCAACAGAATCAGCAAAACTTGCAGCAGAAGAAGACCAAGAGCTTCAATTCCCAGAAGGAACAGCAGGGGAAATCAAGCAGTGTTGACAAAGCTGACAGTAGTCAAAACAGAAAGGAAGAGGTTGTTATCAACTATGATCCAAAACTGA